A genomic stretch from Haloferax sp. Atlit-12N includes:
- a CDS encoding 30S ribosomal protein S27e: MAGNFYKVACSDCENEQVVFGKASSVVNCAVCGTTLATPTGGNAEFHGEVVETVERRDSDELEA; encoded by the coding sequence ATGGCAGGAAACTTCTACAAGGTCGCGTGCAGCGACTGCGAGAACGAACAGGTCGTCTTCGGAAAGGCCTCCTCGGTCGTCAACTGCGCCGTCTGCGGGACGACCCTCGCCACGCCGACCGGCGGCAACGCCGAGTTCCACGGCGAGGTCGTCGAGACGGTCGAGCGTCGCGACAGCGACGAACTTGAGGCGTAA
- a CDS encoding proteasome assembly chaperone family protein yields the protein MDDIEIEAVEEVDLTDPVLIEGLPGVGNVGKLAVEHLLEEFEEATLVRRVYADVFPPQVSIDEGVAELTHAAIHAVETPGEGPDLLLLTGDHQAQSNEGHYHLTDAFLDVAEEFGVERLFALGGVPTGELVDEPSVLGAVADESRLDELEEAGVEFREDEPAGGVVGVSGLLLGLGSRRGLDATCLMGETSGYLVDPQSAQVVIEVLQDLLEFSVDFESLEERAEEMKEVAAKIQEMQQQQQGTIASDDDLRYIG from the coding sequence ATGGACGACATCGAAATCGAGGCTGTCGAGGAGGTCGACCTCACCGACCCAGTCCTCATCGAGGGGCTGCCGGGCGTCGGGAACGTCGGCAAACTCGCCGTCGAGCACCTGCTGGAGGAGTTCGAGGAGGCCACGCTGGTCCGCCGCGTCTACGCCGACGTGTTCCCGCCGCAGGTGAGCATCGACGAGGGCGTCGCCGAGTTGACCCACGCCGCGATTCACGCCGTCGAGACGCCCGGAGAGGGGCCGGACCTGCTCTTGCTGACGGGCGACCATCAGGCACAGTCCAACGAGGGCCACTACCACCTCACCGACGCCTTCCTCGACGTGGCCGAGGAGTTCGGCGTCGAGCGACTGTTCGCGCTGGGCGGCGTCCCGACCGGCGAGCTCGTCGACGAGCCGTCGGTCCTCGGGGCCGTCGCCGACGAATCGCGCCTCGACGAACTCGAAGAAGCGGGCGTCGAGTTCCGCGAAGACGAACCCGCCGGCGGCGTCGTCGGCGTCTCGGGACTCCTCCTCGGCCTCGGCAGTCGCCGCGGGCTCGACGCGACGTGCCTGATGGGCGAGACGAGCGGCTACCTCGTCGACCCGCAGAGCGCGCAGGTCGTCATCGAGGTTCTGCAGGACCTCCTCGAGTTCAGCGTCGACTTCGAGTCGCTCGAAGAGCGCGCCGAGGAGATGAAGGAAGTCGCCGCGAAGATTCAGGAGATGCAACAGCAACAGCAGGGAACCATCGCCAGCGACGACGACCTCCGGTACATCGGCTGA
- a CDS encoding GtrA family protein has protein sequence MTDRVSALVSGTRFGKFASVGAVGAVFDLSLSSLLIVFFGVANELAKLAGAELAIIIMFVINDRWTFAGAGSDLLTAKVRRFVKSNLVRSGGLLVQVLVVRALGEVPLSIPVAGIDLWELIPLPLAIGASMLLNYVAESLFTWRIAARSSQRDSR, from the coding sequence ATGACTGACCGGGTCTCGGCGCTCGTCTCCGGCACCCGCTTCGGCAAGTTCGCCTCCGTGGGTGCGGTCGGCGCGGTGTTCGACCTCTCCCTGAGCAGTCTCCTCATCGTCTTTTTCGGCGTCGCCAACGAACTCGCGAAGCTCGCCGGCGCGGAGCTCGCAATCATCATCATGTTCGTCATCAACGACCGCTGGACGTTCGCGGGCGCGGGCTCGGACCTCCTCACCGCGAAGGTCCGGCGCTTCGTGAAGTCGAACCTCGTGCGGAGCGGCGGCCTGCTCGTGCAGGTGCTCGTCGTCCGGGCGCTCGGCGAGGTGCCGCTGTCGATTCCGGTCGCCGGTATCGACCTCTGGGAACTCATCCCCCTCCCCCTCGCTATCGGCGCGTCGATGCTCCTGAACTACGTCGCCGAGAGCCTGTTCACGTGGCGCATCGCGGCCCGTTCGAGTCAGCGCGACTCACGGTGA
- a CDS encoding translation initiation factor IF-2 subunit alpha: MKYSGWPDPGELVVGKVDDIADFGVFVDLEEYEDKRGLCHISEVASGWIKNVRDHVREGQTVVAKVLEVNESSQQIDLSIKDVNEHQRKEKIQEWKNEQKADKWMALAFGEDIADDRYQSIANALLAEFESLYDGFEQAAIHGLEALEDVELDDDELEAIVDTARQNVSVPYVNVTGYVDLRSPAGDGVDDVKEALKAAEGDGEIGDEIELSVTYVGAPEYRVKVKAPDYKTAETELESSVARAREVIEAAGGTAEYHRERSGDEE, translated from the coding sequence ATGAAGTACAGCGGATGGCCTGACCCCGGCGAACTCGTCGTCGGAAAGGTAGACGACATCGCGGACTTCGGCGTCTTCGTCGACCTCGAAGAGTACGAAGACAAGCGCGGCCTCTGCCACATCAGCGAGGTCGCCAGCGGATGGATCAAGAACGTTCGCGACCACGTCCGCGAGGGACAGACAGTCGTCGCTAAAGTGCTCGAAGTCAACGAGAGTTCCCAGCAGATCGACCTCTCGATCAAGGACGTCAACGAGCACCAGCGCAAAGAGAAGATTCAGGAGTGGAAAAACGAGCAGAAGGCCGACAAGTGGATGGCGCTGGCGTTCGGCGAGGACATCGCCGACGACCGTTACCAGTCCATCGCTAACGCCCTGCTCGCCGAGTTCGAATCGCTCTACGACGGCTTCGAGCAAGCCGCGATTCACGGTCTCGAAGCGCTCGAAGACGTCGAACTCGACGACGACGAACTCGAAGCCATCGTCGACACCGCGCGTCAGAACGTGTCGGTGCCCTACGTCAACGTCACCGGCTACGTCGACCTGCGCTCGCCCGCGGGCGACGGCGTCGACGACGTAAAGGAGGCCCTGAAGGCCGCCGAAGGCGACGGCGAAATCGGCGACGAAATCGAACTGTCGGTCACGTACGTCGGCGCGCCCGAGTACCGCGTCAAGGTCAAAGCGCCCGACTACAAGACCGCCGAGACGGAGCTCGAATCGAGCGTCGCTCGGGCCCGCGAGGTCATCGAGGCCGCGGGCGGAACCGCGGAGTACCACCGCGAACGCAGCGGCGACGAAGAGTAA
- a CDS encoding glycosyltransferase, with the protein MSQSVGMVVPAYRPDPERLVPYVHALVEELDPEVVRVELDAPRPETLDALAALPDVAHVNPVDARRGKGAAITAGFESLRTDILAFADADGSTPAASMADVVAAVHDGSDLAVGSRRHPNATVASHQTVARRYLGDGFAWLARHLTEVPLYDYQCGAKAITAAAWNDVRTHLYEPGFAWDIELIAVSGAFGHRVAEVPVVWEDQPNSTVSPVDTTLKMARGLLRSRHRARTIREDRLHELIDARNDERTLVEQFSAEVTDD; encoded by the coding sequence ATGTCGCAGTCTGTCGGGATGGTGGTCCCCGCCTATCGGCCCGACCCCGAGCGTCTGGTCCCCTACGTCCACGCTCTCGTCGAGGAACTGGACCCCGAGGTGGTCCGGGTCGAACTCGACGCACCGCGGCCCGAGACGCTCGACGCCCTCGCTGCCCTCCCCGATGTCGCTCACGTGAACCCGGTCGACGCCCGCCGCGGCAAGGGCGCGGCCATCACCGCCGGGTTCGAGTCGCTCCGCACGGACATCCTCGCGTTCGCCGACGCCGACGGGAGCACCCCGGCCGCGTCGATGGCCGACGTCGTCGCCGCCGTCCACGACGGCTCCGACCTCGCCGTGGGGTCGCGCCGCCACCCGAACGCGACCGTCGCCTCCCACCAGACGGTCGCCCGGCGCTACCTCGGCGACGGCTTCGCGTGGCTGGCTCGCCACCTGACCGAAGTCCCGCTGTACGACTACCAGTGCGGCGCGAAGGCCATCACCGCCGCGGCGTGGAACGACGTTCGGACCCACCTGTACGAGCCGGGGTTCGCGTGGGACATCGAACTCATCGCCGTCTCGGGCGCGTTCGGCCACCGTGTGGCCGAGGTGCCGGTCGTCTGGGAAGACCAGCCCAACTCGACTGTTTCGCCGGTCGATACGACGCTCAAGATGGCCCGCGGGCTGCTCCGGTCGCGCCACCGCGCCCGGACGATTCGCGAGGACCGCCTCCACGAACTCATCGACGCTCGGAACGACGAGCGGACCCTCGTCGAGCAGTTCTCGGCGGAGGTCACGGATGACTGA
- a CDS encoding DUF2298 domain-containing protein → MEYALVVRWLLLFATLWAVGLPLATRLFRRLPGRGAGLALPVSLVVLTLPAYYVGHLSFGPVALVAGVGTLLVASAVAGLDLDALRGGDLRLAPGLDIDRRAVADAAAVFLVAFLFAVSLRALDPSVHAGGGEKFLDFGLLQSLARASVLPPEDMWFAGEPVRYYYGGHLVSILLARLSATDPSFAYNLALAGFFGVLVTAAFELGRGVAAASGANGRIGGLLSAFFVGFASNLVTAGRFALAALPEGVRRPVAQAVAERSQYTVEQVLAGTSNFSYWSASRVIPGTINEFPLFAWLNGDLHAHMMGTPFLLLAAGLAFAYFRTPEDAVGERRLLVAATTLVGALQVVIDTWSFPSVFGVLFLGMVFAPARPWTLFPGRARVRSVVGDNPVAGELARLGGTVAAVGLAGVVAAVLASPFLLGAVAGGGSSRTVEILAPDQRSGFGALALVHGAFLAAFAGYYVRRLGAQDGLGGREWVVLLGSFAALTVVAAVHSFAALALVAPLVAVGWVLLRFADDPRFETVLVVAGAGLVTLVELIYVNEQAGPGRMNTVFKTYMQVWVLWGSAMGAVLAGFVGNAVAASDVSLPRVDLSVRGGAVSAVGVAFVVLLVASTSVYGGLAVADHANTPRQEETLDATAFAEWWHENESAAITWLDETVEGNPTMLTAPGTTWSATVSDERETVMYGWRGNPESSLTGVPTVAGWAHEVGYRGPDAYYDRVRDVDAMYVGNESTRARLIEQYDVQYVWVGPGERARYEEIETDVAWLTPVHRSGSVVVYEVEEARLP, encoded by the coding sequence ATGGAGTACGCCCTCGTTGTCCGGTGGTTGCTGCTGTTCGCGACCCTCTGGGCGGTCGGCCTTCCCCTCGCGACCCGCCTGTTCCGACGCCTTCCCGGTCGCGGTGCCGGACTCGCCCTCCCCGTCTCGCTCGTCGTCTTGACCCTCCCCGCCTACTACGTCGGCCACCTCTCGTTCGGCCCCGTCGCCCTCGTCGCCGGCGTCGGGACGCTCCTCGTCGCATCAGCGGTCGCGGGGCTCGACCTCGATGCACTCCGCGGCGGCGACCTCCGACTCGCGCCCGGCCTCGACATCGACCGGCGCGCCGTCGCCGACGCGGCCGCGGTGTTCCTCGTCGCCTTCCTGTTCGCGGTCTCGCTCCGGGCGTTGGACCCCTCGGTCCACGCCGGCGGCGGCGAGAAGTTCCTCGACTTCGGCCTCCTCCAGTCGCTCGCTCGCGCGTCGGTCCTCCCGCCGGAGGACATGTGGTTCGCCGGCGAACCGGTCCGCTACTACTACGGCGGCCACCTCGTGTCGATTCTCCTCGCGCGGCTCAGCGCCACCGACCCGTCGTTCGCCTACAACCTCGCGCTCGCCGGCTTCTTCGGGGTCCTCGTCACCGCGGCGTTCGAACTCGGACGCGGTGTCGCGGCCGCCTCGGGCGCGAACGGTCGAATCGGCGGCCTGCTCTCGGCGTTCTTCGTCGGCTTCGCCAGCAACCTCGTCACCGCGGGGCGGTTCGCCCTCGCCGCGCTCCCCGAGGGGGTGCGCCGACCCGTCGCGCAGGCCGTCGCCGAGCGGTCGCAGTACACCGTCGAGCAGGTGCTCGCCGGGACCTCGAACTTCTCGTACTGGAGCGCGAGCCGCGTGATTCCGGGCACCATCAACGAGTTCCCACTTTTCGCGTGGCTCAACGGCGACCTCCACGCCCACATGATGGGCACGCCGTTTCTGCTTCTCGCGGCCGGCCTCGCCTTCGCGTACTTCCGGACGCCCGAAGACGCGGTCGGGGAGCGCAGACTCCTCGTCGCCGCGACGACGCTCGTCGGCGCGCTCCAAGTCGTCATCGACACGTGGAGTTTCCCGTCGGTGTTCGGCGTGCTGTTCCTCGGGATGGTCTTCGCACCCGCGCGCCCGTGGACGCTGTTCCCGGGCCGAGCGCGCGTTCGCTCGGTCGTCGGCGACAACCCAGTCGCCGGCGAGTTAGCTCGCCTCGGTGGCACGGTTGCGGCCGTCGGACTCGCCGGCGTCGTCGCCGCCGTCCTCGCCAGCCCGTTCCTCCTCGGCGCGGTCGCGGGCGGGGGAAGTTCCCGGACGGTCGAGATTCTCGCGCCCGACCAGCGAAGCGGGTTCGGCGCGCTGGCGCTCGTCCACGGGGCGTTCCTCGCGGCGTTCGCGGGCTACTACGTCCGCCGCCTCGGGGCGCAGGACGGCCTCGGCGGGCGCGAGTGGGTCGTGCTTCTCGGGAGCTTCGCAGCGCTGACCGTCGTCGCGGCCGTCCACTCGTTCGCCGCGCTCGCGCTCGTCGCCCCCCTCGTCGCCGTCGGCTGGGTGCTCCTCCGGTTCGCCGACGACCCGCGATTCGAGACGGTGCTCGTCGTCGCCGGCGCGGGTCTCGTGACGCTCGTCGAACTCATCTACGTGAACGAGCAGGCCGGCCCCGGTCGGATGAACACGGTGTTCAAGACGTACATGCAGGTCTGGGTGCTCTGGGGGAGCGCGATGGGGGCCGTGTTAGCCGGCTTCGTCGGCAACGCGGTCGCCGCGAGCGACGTGTCGCTTCCGAGGGTCGACCTCAGCGTCCGCGGGGGCGCGGTCAGCGCCGTCGGCGTCGCCTTCGTCGTCCTCCTCGTCGCCTCCACCTCGGTGTACGGCGGACTGGCCGTCGCCGACCACGCGAACACGCCCCGCCAGGAGGAGACGCTGGACGCGACGGCCTTCGCGGAGTGGTGGCACGAAAACGAGTCGGCCGCAATCACGTGGCTCGACGAGACCGTCGAGGGCAACCCGACGATGCTCACCGCGCCGGGGACGACGTGGTCCGCGACCGTGAGCGACGAGCGCGAGACCGTCATGTACGGCTGGCGCGGGAATCCGGAGTCGAGCCTGACGGGCGTGCCGACGGTCGCCGGCTGGGCGCACGAGGTCGGCTACCGCGGCCCCGACGCGTACTACGACCGCGTGCGCGACGTGGACGCGATGTACGTCGGCAACGAGTCGACGCGAGCGCGGCTCATCGAGCAGTACGACGTGCAGTACGTGTGGGTCGGCCCGGGCGAGCGCGCTCGCTACGAGGAGATAGAGACGGACGTGGCGTGGCTGACGCCGGTCCACCGGTCGGGGTCGGTCGTGGTCTACGAGGTAGAAGAAGCGAGACTACCTTAG
- a CDS encoding Rieske 2Fe-2S domain-containing protein: MSDLERICAVGDVPDDTTFLFRVRAADDADAEEREAILVRTDDGIQGWLNYCMHLTHIKLDKGSGAPMRNGEVICQNHGAYFEADTGYCNYGPCEGAVLDDLELTVDGDHVFLSDDEFDYVGQGAIETDPVDRSSSSNVEF, translated from the coding sequence ATGAGCGACCTCGAACGAATCTGCGCGGTGGGCGACGTGCCCGACGACACGACCTTTCTCTTTCGGGTCCGCGCGGCCGACGACGCCGACGCCGAGGAACGCGAGGCCATCCTCGTCCGCACCGACGACGGCATCCAAGGCTGGCTGAACTACTGTATGCACCTGACGCACATCAAACTCGACAAGGGCTCCGGCGCGCCGATGCGCAACGGCGAGGTCATCTGCCAGAACCACGGCGCGTATTTCGAGGCCGACACGGGCTACTGCAACTACGGCCCCTGCGAGGGCGCGGTGCTCGACGACCTCGAACTCACGGTCGACGGCGACCACGTCTTCCTCTCAGACGACGAGTTCGACTACGTCGGACAGGGCGCAATCGAGACCGACCCTGTCGACCGGAGTTCAAGTTCGAACGTCGAGTTCTGA
- a CDS encoding aminotransferase class IV produces the protein MSDDSDNGGGDGGGGDDSRSLRYHVDGELAPAESASIPITDRGFLYGDAAFETLRAYGGEVFHWDAHADRLAETCDALGMGHGLSDDDLRARIDETLAANDLDEAYVRLSVTRGSQGGRLTPAEEVDPRVVVIVEPLARGGRGSDPVWDGPASVQTVKTRRIPDRSLPARAKTHNYLNGILARVELRVTGADEALMLDADGYVTEGATSNLFFVEDDALCTPGLDGPVLPGITRRVVLDLARQEGIPIRERRFTPDDVRGANEAFLTNSTWELRPVETVDGIQVGDGPVTKLLSRLYDDYVERRHYGDDDGDNGHNDDSDEN, from the coding sequence ATGAGCGACGACAGCGACAACGGCGGCGGTGACGGCGGCGGCGGCGACGACAGTCGGTCGCTTCGCTACCACGTCGACGGCGAACTCGCCCCCGCCGAGTCGGCGTCGATTCCGATCACGGACCGCGGCTTTCTCTACGGCGACGCGGCCTTCGAAACCCTCCGCGCCTACGGCGGCGAGGTGTTCCACTGGGACGCCCACGCCGACCGGCTCGCCGAGACGTGCGACGCGCTCGGGATGGGCCACGGGCTGTCAGACGACGACCTCCGCGCGCGAATCGACGAGACGCTGGCGGCGAACGACCTCGACGAGGCGTACGTCAGGCTCTCGGTCACCCGCGGCAGTCAGGGCGGCCGCCTCACGCCGGCCGAGGAGGTCGACCCCCGCGTCGTCGTCATCGTGGAACCGCTCGCCCGCGGCGGCCGCGGCTCCGACCCCGTGTGGGACGGCCCCGCGTCGGTCCAGACGGTCAAGACCCGGCGCATCCCCGACCGGTCGCTTCCCGCGCGGGCGAAGACGCACAACTACCTCAACGGCATCCTCGCCCGCGTCGAACTCCGCGTCACCGGCGCGGACGAGGCGCTCATGCTCGACGCCGACGGCTACGTCACCGAGGGCGCGACGAGCAACCTCTTTTTCGTCGAGGACGACGCGCTCTGCACGCCGGGTCTCGACGGCCCGGTCCTCCCGGGCATCACCCGCCGCGTCGTCCTCGACCTCGCCCGGCAGGAGGGCATCCCGATTCGGGAACGGCGCTTCACGCCGGACGACGTGCGCGGCGCGAACGAGGCGTTCCTCACGAACTCGACGTGGGAACTCCGGCCGGTCGAGACGGTCGACGGCATCCAAGTTGGCGATGGACCGGTGACGAAACTGCTCTCGCGGCTCTACGACGACTACGTGGAGCGACGCCACTACGGCGACGACGACGGCGACAACGGTCACAACGACGACAGCGACGAGAACTGA
- a CDS encoding AEC family transporter: MTRFGTRMSLFSIFVTALLPILAIGAVGFALGRVRDVDPEPLNTVTVYVLAPVLVFYSLATTELAGETLATITAGVVVYHVAMLLVAGGVARLAGVSEPLLGALVLVAAFPNSGNYGIPVSSFAFGDTGRSTAVVYLAVQSVLIYTLGVYIAGRGGDRDDGAPGWRVGLERIVRIPLVYAVVAALAARWLGVVPPTGVPAMETLRLVGDSSIPMMLLILGIQLAGADLGSTLSEVGVVAALKIVVAPAVAVGVALVAGFGDPTVARTFVLESAMPAAVTPLILVAEFGDATGTGSATSLAEFVSAAVFATTLLSVPALSVLIYLLDHGFVV, translated from the coding sequence GTGACGCGCTTCGGCACGCGCATGTCGCTGTTTTCTATCTTCGTCACCGCGCTTCTGCCGATTCTCGCTATCGGCGCGGTCGGCTTCGCCCTCGGCCGCGTCCGCGACGTTGACCCCGAGCCACTCAACACGGTCACGGTGTACGTCCTCGCGCCGGTGCTCGTGTTCTACAGCCTCGCGACGACCGAACTCGCCGGCGAGACGCTGGCGACCATCACCGCCGGCGTCGTCGTCTACCACGTCGCCATGCTCCTCGTCGCGGGCGGCGTCGCCCGACTCGCCGGCGTCTCCGAACCCCTCCTCGGGGCGCTCGTCCTCGTCGCCGCCTTTCCGAACTCCGGGAACTACGGCATCCCCGTCAGTTCGTTCGCCTTCGGCGACACCGGCCGCTCGACGGCCGTCGTCTACCTCGCCGTCCAGAGCGTCCTCATCTACACGTTAGGCGTGTACATCGCCGGTCGCGGGGGCGACCGCGACGACGGCGCGCCGGGGTGGCGCGTCGGCCTCGAACGTATCGTCCGCATCCCGCTCGTGTACGCCGTCGTCGCCGCGCTCGCCGCTCGGTGGCTTGGTGTCGTCCCGCCGACGGGCGTCCCCGCGATGGAGACGTTGCGGCTCGTCGGCGACTCGTCGATTCCGATGATGCTTCTCATCCTCGGCATCCAACTCGCGGGGGCCGACCTCGGCTCCACGCTCTCGGAAGTCGGCGTCGTCGCCGCGCTCAAGATAGTCGTCGCGCCCGCGGTCGCGGTCGGCGTCGCGCTCGTCGCCGGCTTCGGCGACCCGACGGTCGCGCGGACGTTCGTCCTCGAATCCGCGATGCCCGCGGCCGTCACGCCGCTCATCCTCGTCGCGGAGTTCGGCGACGCCACCGGAACCGGCTCTGCCACCTCGCTCGCCGAGTTCGTCTCCGCGGCCGTCTTCGCGACGACGCTCCTCAGCGTGCCCGCGCTCTCGGTGCTCATCTACCTCTTGGACCACGGCTTCGTGGTGTAG
- a CDS encoding phosphoribosyltransferase translates to MGDLPDEFNCTITNWEYIYGLCRDVSDEVKTSEFEPDVIVALARGGWFAGRCICDFLGLDDLTSLKMEHYVGTAQKSNEPEVRYPMPEGSVEGKDVLIIDDIADTGGSIKRAHEYVNERNAGEVRTATLQLLQTSEFEPDYVGERLEEWAWVVYPWNFIEDMIDLTSGVMAKADDDTFELEDIRHYLAEFHDVDRIEMEIAQPDRMPEVMSEMERRGYVESTGDGAWRLLENDGVGA, encoded by the coding sequence ATGGGCGACCTCCCCGACGAGTTTAACTGTACTATCACGAACTGGGAGTACATCTACGGCCTCTGCCGCGACGTTTCGGACGAGGTCAAAACATCCGAGTTCGAACCCGACGTCATCGTCGCGTTGGCCCGCGGCGGCTGGTTCGCCGGCCGGTGCATCTGTGACTTCCTCGGGCTGGACGACCTGACGAGCCTGAAGATGGAACACTACGTCGGGACGGCCCAGAAATCGAACGAGCCGGAGGTCCGCTACCCGATGCCGGAAGGCAGCGTCGAGGGCAAGGACGTGCTCATCATCGACGACATCGCCGACACCGGCGGCTCCATCAAGCGCGCACACGAGTACGTCAACGAGCGCAACGCGGGCGAGGTCCGGACCGCGACGCTCCAACTCCTCCAGACCAGCGAGTTCGAACCCGACTACGTCGGCGAGCGCCTCGAAGAGTGGGCGTGGGTCGTCTACCCGTGGAACTTCATCGAGGACATGATCGACCTCACCTCGGGCGTCATGGCGAAAGCCGACGACGACACCTTCGAACTCGAAGACATCCGCCACTACCTCGCGGAGTTCCACGACGTGGACCGCATCGAGATGGAAATCGCCCAACCCGACCGGATGCCGGAAGTCATGTCCGAGATGGAGCGCCGCGGCTACGTCGAGTCCACCGGCGACGGCGCGTGGCGACTCCTCGAAAACGACGGCGTCGGGGCCTGA
- a CDS encoding RNA-protein complex protein Nop10, which translates to MKSDIRVCSAWRDRHDRPVYSLSETCPECGAPTENSAPAPYNPEDPYGEYRRARKRRLAEESE; encoded by the coding sequence ATGAAATCTGACATCCGGGTGTGCAGCGCGTGGCGCGACCGCCACGACCGCCCGGTGTACTCACTTTCTGAGACCTGTCCGGAGTGCGGCGCACCCACCGAGAACAGCGCGCCCGCCCCGTACAATCCCGAAGACCCCTACGGCGAGTACCGCCGCGCGCGGAAGCGCCGTCTCGCCGAGGAGTCGGAGTAG
- a CDS encoding HAH_0734 family protein: MKKLIIHGDPGVRRDGVIEYDGEEYVLFSVDRQGDWHGPDRVQLWCTVGTEDEREAFEKREFVPHWLDTEGVDAEAVEVVRERGAA; encoded by the coding sequence ATGAAGAAGCTCATCATCCACGGCGACCCCGGCGTCCGCCGCGACGGCGTCATCGAGTACGACGGCGAGGAGTACGTCCTGTTCTCCGTCGACCGACAGGGCGACTGGCACGGCCCCGACCGCGTCCAGCTGTGGTGCACCGTCGGCACCGAAGACGAGCGCGAGGCGTTCGAAAAGCGCGAGTTCGTCCCGCACTGGCTCGACACCGAGGGTGTCGACGCCGAGGCCGTCGAGGTCGTTCGCGAGCGCGGCGCGGCCTAA
- a CDS encoding 50S ribosomal protein L44e, with protein sequence MQMPRRFNTYCPNCKGHHEHEVEKVRKGRPTGMKWNARQTRRGKATIGNAGKFSKVPGGDKPTKKTHLKYICSDCGKAHMREGWRAGRLEFQE encoded by the coding sequence ATGCAGATGCCACGCCGTTTCAACACGTACTGCCCGAACTGCAAGGGTCACCACGAGCACGAAGTGGAGAAGGTCCGGAAGGGACGCCCGACCGGCATGAAGTGGAACGCCCGTCAGACGCGACGCGGCAAGGCCACCATCGGTAACGCCGGTAAGTTCTCCAAGGTGCCCGGTGGCGACAAGCCGACGAAGAAGACCCACCTGAAGTACATCTGCTCCGACTGTGGCAAGGCCCACATGCGCGAGGGCTGGCGCGCCGGTCGCCTGGAGTTCCAGGAGTAA
- a CDS encoding PhzF family phenazine biosynthesis protein → MDSRRALLVDAFTTEPLSGNAAGVVPDADGLDAAQMRAVAAELGASETAFVCSSAAADRRIRYFTPQQEVNLCGHATIAAHAHLAAERELEPGTHTLETNVGTLDIEISDLGEVWMTQDAPTVRPLEVDYDRLAAALGVDDAALRDVGADLPVAVASTGLPFLVVPVNFLEHLSGADPDDAAIADLAAEHDAAGVYAFTFDAIDGDSTLHARCFAPGIGISEDPATGTAAGACGAYLRQVGAFDSMPDELRFEQGHFVDRPGTVRVRVGAEIRVGGRAVQSLDGEIVVPEFADDDIIEA, encoded by the coding sequence ATGGATAGCCGACGCGCCCTCCTCGTCGACGCTTTCACGACCGAACCGCTGTCCGGCAACGCGGCCGGGGTCGTCCCCGACGCCGACGGCCTCGACGCGGCGCAGATGCGCGCCGTCGCCGCCGAACTCGGTGCGAGCGAGACGGCGTTCGTCTGCTCGTCGGCCGCCGCGGACCGCCGCATCCGCTATTTCACGCCGCAACAGGAAGTCAACCTTTGCGGCCACGCGACTATCGCGGCTCACGCCCATCTCGCGGCCGAACGCGAACTCGAACCGGGCACGCACACGCTGGAGACGAACGTCGGCACCCTCGACATCGAAATCAGCGACCTCGGCGAGGTGTGGATGACGCAGGACGCGCCGACGGTGCGCCCGCTCGAAGTCGACTACGACCGCCTCGCGGCGGCACTCGGCGTCGATGACGCCGCGCTCCGCGACGTGGGCGCGGACCTCCCCGTCGCGGTCGCCTCCACGGGGCTTCCCTTCCTCGTCGTCCCGGTCAACTTCCTCGAACACCTCTCGGGTGCGGACCCTGACGACGCCGCCATCGCCGACCTCGCCGCCGAACACGACGCCGCGGGCGTCTACGCCTTCACCTTCGACGCCATCGACGGCGATTCCACGCTCCATGCGCGGTGTTTCGCGCCCGGTATCGGCATCTCCGAGGACCCCGCGACCGGCACCGCCGCCGGTGCCTGCGGCGCGTACCTCCGGCAGGTCGGCGCGTTCGACTCCATGCCGGACGAACTCCGCTTCGAACAGGGTCACTTCGTGGACCGGCCGGGAACCGTCCGCGTGCGAGTCGGCGCGGAGATACGCGTCGGCGGCCGCGCGGTGCAGTCGCTCGACGGCGAAATCGTCGTCCCGGAGTTCGCAGACGACGACATCATCGAAGCCTGA